One window from the genome of Yamadazyma tenuis chromosome 7, complete sequence encodes:
- the HOM3 gene encoding Aspartokinase (COG:E; EggNog:ENOG503NU38): protein MGLSPKLSPSSYNSVLDLRSAGKAGWIIQKFGGTSVGKFPENIVDDIVKVTNTTNRVAVVCSARSSYTKSEGTTSRLLRAADLASDNGDFLEILQTIEDDHTANAELKISDKTLQAQLVQDTREEVKKAKQILTACQVIGEISNRTLDSIMSIGEKLSCRFIAALMQDRGINGVYIDLSEIIPLDYDFNNGFDDAFYRFLSDELGKKVLELPEDAIPVLTGYFGCVPGGLLNGVGRGYTDLCAALVAVGVRADELQVWKEVDGIFTADPRKVPNARLLDSITPEEAAELTYYGSEVIHPFTMEQVIKAKIPIRIKNVENPTGTGTIIFPDNIGRRGESTPPHPPVAYETLSSSYISSKRRSATAITAKQDIVVLNIHSNKKTLSHGFLAHIFTTLDKYKLVVDLISTSEVHVSMALLISSDQEKMLKRALVELRKMGSVDVTRNMTIISLVGKQMVNFIGIAGNMFKVLADEQINIEMISQGSNEINISAVINEADTIRALKSIHAKLLEDNHEYHSNESAVNLRLESLKLE, encoded by the coding sequence ATGGGCTTGTCTCCTAAACTATCTCCGTCATCCTACAACTCTGTGCTCGACCTCCGCTCCGCCGGCAAAGCAGGGTGGATCATCCAGAAGTTCGGAGGTACCTCTGTGGGAAAGTTCCCCGAAAATATCGTTGACGATATCGTCAAGGTGACAAACACTACCAACCGGGTGGCCGTTGTGTGCTCAGCACGGTCATCATACACAAAGAGCGAGGGAACTACCTCTAGGCTTCTTCGGGCGGCTGACTTGGCCTCCGATAACGGagatttccttgaaatCCTccaaaccattgaagacGACCACACCGCCAATGCCGAACTCAAGATCAGTGACAAGACGCTACAGGCTCAGTTGGTGCAAGACACGCGGGAAGAGGTGAAAAAGGCCAAACAAATCTTGACGGCGTGTCAGGTGATTGGAGAAATCTCCAATAGAACCTTGGACTCGATCATGTCCATAGGTGAGAAGTTATCATGTCGGTTCATAGCGGCTTTGATGCAAGATCGTGGCATTAACGGGGTATATATCGATCTATCTGAGATCATTCCGTTGGACTACGACTTCAACAACGGCTTTGATGACGCTTTCTATCGATTTTTATCAGATGAATTGGGCaaaaaggtgttggagttACCTGAAGATGCCATTCCCGTATTGACCGGATACTTTGGATGTGTGCCAGGTGGATTGTTGAACGGCGTGGGAAGAGGGTACACCGACTTGTGTGCGGCATTGGTGGCGGTGGGAGTCCGTGCTGATGAATTGCAGGTATGGAAGGAGGTTGATGGTATTTTCACAGCCGATCCTCGAAAAGTCCCTAACGCCCGGTTATTGGACAGTATCACCCCCGAAGAGGCGGCTGAGTTGACATATTATGGATCTGAAGTTATTCACCCATTCACAATGGAACAAGTGATCAAGGCCAAAATCCCCATCAGAATCAAGAACGTTGAGAACCCCACCGGTACCGGCACCATAATATTTCCAGATAACATCGGTAGACGAGGCGAGTCAACTCCTCCTCATCCACCTGTTGCTTACGAAACGTTGTCCAGCTCGTACATTAGCTCCAAAAGACGGTCTGCCACTGCCATTACTGCTAAACAAGATATAGTGGTACTCAATATCCactccaacaaaaagacATTGAGCCATGGGTTTTTGGCCCATATCTTCACCACTTTGGACAAgtacaagttggtggtagaCTTGATCTCGACATCGGAAGTGCATGTGTCGATGGCTTTGTTAATTCTGTCGGACCAAGAGAAGATGTTAAAAAGAGCCCTTGTGGAGTTGCGAAAAATGGGATCAGTAGATGTCACTAGAAATATGACTATTATTTCGTTGGTGGGCAAGCAGATGGTTAACTTCATTGGAATTGCCGGAAACATGTTTAAGGTGTTGGCCGAtgaacaaatcaacatcGAGATGATCTCGCAAGGATCCAACGAAATTAACATATCTGCAGTTATAAACGAGGCCGATACTATCAGAGCATTAAAGTCGATCCACGCCAAGCTTTTGGAAGACAACCATGAATACCACAGCAATGAAAGTGCTGTGAACTTGAGGTTGGAGTCGTTAAAGCTTGAGTAG
- the ARO9 gene encoding Aromatic amino acid aminotransferase II (COG:E; EggNog:ENOG503NZVQ), translating into MTVSSEYSLEHLISKRAAGRKKIHFATALTEGAPHGYIPHKEPLYMSGGMPNVGFFPVDSISVGVADYPFQKQFELTHSNGSLEALSKDLKKLDVQAESTKKVEIAKIGTDKNLIDIRQGLQYSHWNGMEQLLEFTKDFITRTHPPAHSDWSTILTTGAGDGILKCMDSVLDKDDVVLMEEFTFTPSLMMIRETGATGVPIKLKVSSDSEGIDLEYLTDLLENWETLKPGLKKPKALYTIPTGQNPTGLTQSLEFRKKIYALAEKYDFIIIEDDPYGYLTLPPFKQPEGTQSLDEFLTVDEYIKDHLTPSYLEIDTSARVLRIETFSKLFAPGLRVGFIVGHKRLIDVIAAYSVIVTKFPSGVAQTVLQNVLFQKFGGVEGWLQWILKLRSAYIHRRNLLLHELTQASAYQKGLIDVIDPQAGMFVSVVLKFPEGTDVSEKITLLNWKFSAYGVSVVPGLNMAVDKEFSASRGNFYRLTFVPLNTDAEVIEGAKRFAAAVDDFFAKGLEF; encoded by the coding sequence TCCACTTTGCCACTGCCCTAACCGAAGGGGCCCCCCATGGTTATATTCCTCACAAGGAACCACTCTACATGAGTGGAGGTATGCCCAATGTCGGGTTTTTTCCGGTCGATTCCATCTCTGTGGGTGTGGCTGACTATCCATTCCAGAAACAGTTTGAATTGACCCATTCCAATGGGTCGTTGGAAGCTTTATccaaggatttgaaaaagttaGACGTGCAAGCTGAGTCTACCAAAAAGGTGGAGATCGCTAAAATTGGTACcgacaaaaacttgattgatATTCGCCAAGGACTCCAATACTCCCACTGGAATGGAATGGAACAATTGCTAgagttcaccaaagattTCATCACCAGAACTCATCCTCCTGCTCATTCTGACTGGTCTACCATCTTGACCACTGGTGCCGGTGATGGGATCTTAAAGTGCATGGACCTGGTTTTGGACAAAGATGatgtggtgttgatggaagAGTTCACCTTCACTCCGTCCTTAATGATGATCCGCGAGACAGGTGCAACTGGAGTGCctatcaagttgaaggtatCTTCTGACAGTGAAGGTATCGATCTTGAATACTTGACCGATTTGTTGGAAAACTGGGAGACTTTAAAGCCTGGGTTGAAAAAGCCCAAGGCATTGTACACCATTCCCACTGGGCAAAATCCCACTGGGTTAACCCAGTCTCTCGAGTTCCGGAAGAAAATCTATGCTTTGGCTGAAAAATATGActttatcatcattgaagatgatccGTACGGATACCTCACCTTGCCTCCTTTTAAACAGCCGGAAGGTACCCAGAGCTTGGACGAGTTTCTTACGGTGGATGAGTATATCAAAGACCACTTGACACCTTCTTACTTGGAAATTGATACCTCTGCCAGAGTCTTGAGAATCGAGACCTTCTCCAAGCTTTTCGCTCCTGGGTTGAGAGTCGGGTTTATTGTGGGCCACAAGAGACTCATCGATGTTATTGCTGCTTATTCGGTCATTGTCACCAAGTTTCCTTCGGGAGTGGCTCAAACAGTGCTCCAAAACGTCTTGTTCCAAAAGTTCGGGGGAGTTGAGGGTTGGCTCCAGTGGATCTTGAAGCTTAGATCGGCTTATATTCACAGGAGAAACTTATTACTTCATGAGCTCACTCAGGCTTCTGCCTATCAAAAGGGCTTGATCGACGTTATTGATCCTCAGGCAGGGATGTTTGTTTcagtggtgttgaagttccCAGAAGGGACCGACGTCAGTGAGAAGATCACTCTCCTTAACTGGAAATTCTCCGCATACGGGGTGTCTGTGGTACCTGGACTCAACATGGCTGTGGACAAGGAGTTCAGTGCTCTGCGGGGGAACTTCTACAGACTTACATTTGTGCCATTGAATACCGACGCCGAGGTTATCGAGGGAGCGAAGCGAtttgctgctgctgttgacGACTTTTTTGCCAAGGGATTGGAGTTCTAA
- the GVP36 gene encoding BAR domain-containing protein (EggNog:ENOG503NXGA; COG:S) yields the protein MSFNFTNFTKDLKNLSDKVTSEFNNEVVPFAQRTSRLVQERIGRVNVDEISQLPSEYTDLANKCNNVEKLYKNVLKITATYESESYDYPSNVQESFQEFSKNITTRVQNLSKATTPAEAQAALISDDRGEFKTPKTLYHALARATDASVLTSSDSQNDPLVKGLDLYSSNLAKIGNARLGQDQLIQAKFNNPLTTTLRSLISQSNSIQKKVEQKRLSYDLARISLTNCTNPSKEPQLRVVMENAEDDFANTVEDAISIMQNVLENARPLEEFLELIRAQLAYHKLATELLGGIVGDFESLIDDNSKASGSGSRESGDFDI from the coding sequence ATGTCCTTTAatttcaccaacttcaccaaGGACCTCAAGAACCTCAGTGATAAGGTCACCAGTGAATTTAACAATGAGGTGGTTCCTTTTGCTCAGAGAACTTCTCGGTTAGTACAAGAAAGAATTGGACGAGTAAATGTCGATGAAATCAGTCAATTGCCATCTGAATACACTGACTTGGCAAACAAGTGTAACAACGTCGAgaagttgtacaagaaTGTGCTTAAGATCACCGCTACCTACGAGAGTGAAAGTTACGATTATCCATCCAATGTTCAGGAATCGTTTCAAGAGTTTAGcaagaacatcaccacACGTGTCCAAAACTTGTCCAAGGCTACCACCCCAGCCGAAGCACAGGCGGCGCTTATCAGTGATGATAGAGGCGAGTTCAAGACCCCCAAAACTTTGTACCATGCGTTGGCACGTGCCACCGATGCTTCGGTATTGACCTCTTCCGATAGTCAGAACGATCCATTGGTTAAAGGATTGGACTTGTActcatccaacttggcTAAGATTGGGAATGCCAGATTGGGGCAAGATCAATTGATTCAAgccaaattcaacaacccTTTGACTACCACTTTGAGACTGTTGATTTCTCAAAGCAACAGCATTCAGAAGAAAGTTGAGCAAAAACGACTTAGCTACGACTTGGCTCGAATCAGCTTAACCAATTGTACCAATCCCAGCAAGGAGCCACAGTTAAGGGTGGTGATGGAGAATGCAGAAGATGATTTCGCCAACACCGTTGAAGATGCCATAAGTATAATGCAGAATGTGTTGGAAAACGCCCGGCCATTGGAAgagtttttggaattgatCAGAGCCCAGTTGGCCTACCACAAGTTGGCCACCGAGTTATTAGGAGGAATCGTTGGCGACTTTGAGTCGTTGATAGATGATAACTCCAAGGCTTCGGGCTCCGGTAGCAGAGAATCAGGAGATTTTGATATCTAG